The segment ACGGCCTCGGATCCCGCAGATCCCCGGCATCGAGCATCCGAAGGTGCTCACCTACCAGCAGTTGCTGGACGGCGCCGAGGCCGGCGACCGGGTGGCGATCATCGGGGCCGGCGGCATCGGTTTCGACGTCGGCGAGTACCTGCTGCACGAGCCGCACGAACCGCTCGACCAGTGGATGCGCCGCTGGGGCGTGACCGACCCGCAGACCGCGCCCGGCGGCCTCACCACCAAGGTGAAGTCCCCGCCGCGCCGCGAGGTCTACCTGCTGCAGCGCAAGGCCGGCGGGCTCGGCAAGGGCCTGGGCAAGACCACCGGCTGGGTGCACCGCACCACGCTGCAGGACTCCGGGGTCACGATGCTGCGCGCCGTGGAGTACCTGCGCGTCGACGACGAGGGCCTGCACATCTCGGTGCCGACCGACCCGCGCAACCCCAGGTCGCCGCGCGAGACCCGGGTGCTCGACGTCGACACTGTGCTGCTCTGCGCCGGGCAGACCTCGGTCCGCGAGCTGGTCGCCCCGCTCGAACAGCGCGGCGTCAGCGTGCACGTCATCGGCGGCGCGGACGTCGCCGCGGAACTCGACGCCAAACGGGCCATCAAGCAGGCCACCGAACTCGCCGCCACCCTGTAGAACCGGAGCCACCATGAAGTACGTGACCACCGAGGTCGGGAACGGGATCGCGCAGGTCCGGCTCAACCGGCCGGACAAGCTCAACGCGCTCACCCTCGACACCCTCGACGATCTGATCACCACGGCCCGGGGGTTGCGCCGCGACCGTACGCTGCGCGCCGTCGTGATCGCCGGCGAGGGCGACTCGTTCTCCTCCGGACTGGACATGGCCACGGTGCTGCGGACGCCCGGCCGCATCGTGAAGGCGTTCCTTCCCGTACCGTGGCGGGGCACCAACCGCTTCCAGGAGGCCTGCTGGGCCTGGCGGCGGCTGCCGGTCCCGGTCATCGCCGCGGTGCACGGCCACTGCTACGGCGGCGGCCTGCAGATCGCCCTGGCCGCCGACTTCCGGTACGCCACCCCGGACTCACGCTGGTCGGTGCTGGAGGGCAAGTGGGGCATCATCCCCGACATGAGCGGCATCCGCACCCTCACCGAGGTGCTCGGCCCCGACGTCGCGAAGCGGCTGACGATGACCGCCGAACAGTTCTCCGGTACCGAGGCCCAGCGGCTCGGCCTGGTCACCGAGCTGCACGACGAGCCGGTCAAGGCCGCGACCGCCTTCGCCGAGACCCTGCGGACCAAGTCGCCGGACGCGCTCGCCGCCGCCAAACGCCTGATCAACGGCGCGCTGACGGCCAGTGCCCGGCGAACCTTCGCCCGCGAGCGGCGCGAACAGATTCGGTTGCTGCGCCTGCCGAACACGAAGATCCAGCGCAAAGCCGTCGCCACGAAGAGCACCGCCGAGTTCGGGCCGCGGGCCCGGTGAGCGCACGCCCGTAGGATGCCAGCGTGGCCTTGAGGAACGCGCTGCTGGCGGCGCTGATCGACCGGGAGTCGTCCGGGTACGACCTCGCCAAGCAGTTCAGCGTGTCGGTGGCCAACTTCTGGACCGCCACCCCGCAGCAGCTGTACCGCGAGCTGGAGAAGATGCAGGCCGACGGCCTGCTCTCAGCCCGGGTGGTCAAGCAGGACAGACGCCCGGACAAGCGGCTCTTCTCGGTCACCGAGCAGGGCCGCGCCGCGCTGTACGCCTTCACCCAGCGCGACCCGAAGCCGACCACCGTACGCGACGAGCTGCTCATCCAGGTCGAGGCGCTGGCCCACGCCGACGTACCCAGCGTCCGGTCCTCGATCGAAGCCCATCTCAAGACCAGCCGGCAGCGGCTGGAGACCTACGAACGGTCCCTGGCCGACATCCTCGGCAGCCGCAGCCACGACGAGTTCCTGGCCACCGGCAACCGGATCGGCCCGTACCTGACCCTGCAGCGGGGCATCAGCTTCGAACGGGAGAACATCACCTGGGGCCGGCTGGCCCTTGACATTCTCGCCCGACGTTTTCCGGACTCCTAGTCATCCAGGGCGGCCGCGGCTCCGAACCATTGCCATGGCTGAGCATGGCATCGGAGGGCGTCGGGAGCATCTGGCCGCTGTGCCCGGCGGCCCGCCCGTGCAGGACGCGGGTGAGCTGCTGCAGGCCGTGGCCCTCGGCGACGAGAAGGCGTTCGGCACGTTGTACAACCTGGTCGCGCCGCGCGTCTACGGGCTGATCCGGCGCGTGCTGCGCGATCCGGCGCAGGCCGAGGAGGTCGCGCAGGAGGTGCTGGTCGAGGTCTGGCGCTCGGCCGCCCAGTTCGATCCGCGGCGGGGGTCGCCGACCGCGTGGGTCTTCACCATCGCGCACCGGCGCGCGGTCGACCGGGTACGCGCCGAGCAGGCCGCGTCCGACCGGGCGTACCGGGCCGGGGTCGCCTCGGTGGACACCCCGTACGACGAGGTGGCCGACGAGGTTGCGGTGCGCTGGGAACGCCGCCAGGTGCGGTTCTGCCTGGACAACCTGACCGACCTGCAGCGCCAGGCGGTGACCCTGGCCTACTACCAGGGCCACAGCTACCCGCAGGTGTCCGAGCTGCTCGGGGTGCCACTGCCCACGATCAAGTCCCGCATGCGCGACGGTCTCATCCGCTTGCGGGACTGCCTCTCGGCGGGGGTGGCGGCATGAGCGACGAGGTGCACTCGCTGATCGGGCCGTATGCGCTGGACGCCCTGGACGACATCGAACGTGCCGCGTTCGGCCGGCACCTGCGCGAGTGCGAGATGTGCCGGATCGAGGCGGACGAGCTGCGCGCGGCCGCGGCCCGCCTGGCCGACGGCGCCTGGTCGGTGCCCCCGCCGCGGCTACGCGACAACGTCCTGGCAGCCATCGCGAACACCCGGCAGGTCCCGCCGACCCGTCCGGCGCCGCGCCGGGGCCGGCAGCACCTGCGCCTGATCGCCACGGCCGCCGCCGTGCTCGCCGCGGCCGGGGTGGGCGCGAGCGTCTACACCGTTCAGGATCAGCGGGTACGCCGCGCCGAGACGAGCGCCGAGGCGGCGAGCAACCGCGAGGCCCGGGTCCGCGCGATCCTGGCCGCACCCGACGTGATGGTCCGCCAGGAGCCGCTGACCGCCGGCGGACAGGTCACCGTCGCCAGCTCCCGGCTGTACCAGGCCGGGGTGATCATGCTGGCCGCCGACGGCGCGCCGCGGGACGGCCGGGTGTACCAGCTCTGGACGATCCGGTCCGGGGCTGCGGCGTCGGCCGGTGCGCTCGGTGAGGGACAGACGGCCGCCGTACAGCTGGTGGACGGTCTGCCGGGGGCGGACGTGGGGGTGACGATCGAGCCGAGCCCGGGATCCGCGCAGCCGACCGGCCGCCTGCAGGCGCTGGTGCCGTTGACCTGAGTGCGCGGGGTTGATCCGGGCCGTACGGGGTACCGGGGCGCTCATGCGTCTCACCGTCAACGGCATCGAGCACGATCTGGACATCGATCCGCGTACCACCGTGCTCGACGCGCTGCGCGAGCACCTCGATCTCACCGGCGCCAAGAAGGGCTGCGACCACGGGCAGTGCGGCGCCTGCACGGTCCTGCTCGACGGGCGCCGGGTGAACAGCTGCCTGCTCCTGGCCGTCGCCCACCAGGACGCACGGATCACCACGATCGAAGGGCTCGGCGAGGCCGGCGAACCGGTGCAGCGCGGCTTTCTCGACCACGACGGTTTCCAGTGCGGCTACTGCACGCCGGGGCAGATCTGCTCGGCGGTCGGCATGCTCGACGAGGTGGCCCGCGGCTGGCCCAGCGCCGCGACGCCGGCCGAAGGCGACGATCTGCTCAGCGATGCGGAGATCCGCGAGCGGATGAGCGGCAACCTCTGCCGCTGCGGCGCCTACCCCAACATGGTGCCGGCGATCCGGCAGGCGGCGGGCCGATGAAGACCTTCGATTACCGTACGGCCACCGCGCTCGACGACGGTCTGGAACCAGGCGCCGTCTTCCTGGCCGGCGGCACCAACCTGGTCGACCTGATGAAACTCGGCGTCGCCACCCCGGACATGCTCGTCGACGTCAACCGGCTCCCGCTCGGCGAGGTCACCGAGACACCGGACGGCGGTCTGCGGATCGGCGCGGCGGTGCGCAACAGCGACCTGGCCGCCGACCCACGGGTGCGCAGCGCGTACCCGGTGCTCAGCCAGGCCCTGCTGGCCGGCGCCTCCGGGCAGCTGCGCAACATGGCCACCACCGGCGGCAATCTGCTGCAGCGCACCCGCTGCCCGTACTTCATGGACGCGAGCAAGCCGTGCAACAAGCACGCGCCCGGCTCCGGCTGCCCGGCCCGCGACGGCGACCACCGCAACCTGGCGATCCTCGGCGGCTCGCAGGCCTGCATCGCCACCCACCCGTCGGACATGGCGGTCGCGCTGGCCGCGCTCGGTGCCGTGGTACACGTCGACGGGCCGGCCGGGCCGCGCAGCATCGCCGTCACCGATCTGCACCGGCTGCCCGGCGACACGCCGGAACGCGACACCGTCCTCGAGCACGGCGAGCTGATCACCGCCGTGGAGCTGCCGGCGCTGCCGTTCGCCGCCCGGTCCGCCTATCGCAAGGCCCGCGACCGGGCGTCGTACGCATTCGCGGTCGGCTCGGTCGCCGCCGCGCTGGACGTGGCCGACGGCGAGGTCCGGGACGTGCGGCTGGCGTTCGGCGCAGTCGCCCCGAAGCCGTGGCGGGCGTTCACCGCTGAGCAGCAGCTGCGCGGGCGGCCGGCCACCAAGGAGGAGTTCCTGGCGGCGGCCGACGCCGAGCTCGCCGGGGCGCAGCCGTTGCGCGACAACGCGTACAAAATCAGTCTTCTGCGCAATCTGACCGCCGCGGTCCTCGCCCGGCTGGCGGAGGAGGTCCGATGACCGCGACGATGCCCGGCGCGGTCGGCGCGCCGCTGGCGCGCCTGGAGGGTCCGGAGAAGGTTTCCGGCACGGCCCGGTACGCCGCCGAGTATCCGCAGGACGACGTGGCGTACGGATGGGTCGTGCAGTCCCCGGTGCCGTGCGGCCGCCTGGACGCCGTGCTCGCCGACCCGCTGGCGGACGCGGTCGCGGTGCTCTGGCACGGCAACGCCCCGCAGCTGACCGCGGTGGAGGACCCCGAGCTCGCTGTGCTGCAGTCGGCGCGGATCAGCTACCGCGGCCAGCCGGTTGCGCTGGTGGTCGCCGACACCCTGGAAGCGGCCCGCCGGGCCGCGCAGGTCCTGCAGCTCGACATCACCGCGGAGGAGCACGACGCGGTCCTGCGCACCGACCACCCTGATCTGTACGCCCCGGAGACGGTCAACCCGGGTTATCCCACCGAGACCACGGCCGGTGACGTCGAGGCCGCGCTGGCCACCGCGCCGGTGAGCGTGGACGTCACCTACCGCACACCGGCGCTGCACAACAACCCGATGGAACCGCACGCCACCATCGCCCGGTGGGACGGCGACGACCTGGTCCTGCACGACTCCAACCAGCATCCGTCCGGCGTCGCCGCGACCGTCGGCGAGGTGTTCGGCCTGCCGCCCGAGCGGGTGCACGTGATCACCGAGCACGTCGGCGGCGGCTTCGGCTCCAAAGGCACGGCCCGGCCCAACGCGGTGCTGGCCGCCCTCGCCGCGAAGGTGACCGGCCGCCCGGTCAAGGTGGTGCTCCCCCGCCAGGCGATGTTCAGCGTCGTCGGGCACCGCACCCCGACCGTCCAGCGGCTGCGGCTCGGCGCCGAGGCGGACGGGACGCTGACCGCGATCGAGCACGTGGCGTACTCGCAGACCAGCCGGCTCTACGAGTTCGCCGAGCAGACCGCGGTGACCACCCGGCACATGTACGCGGCGCCGAACCGGCGTACCGCCCACCAGCTGGTGCGGCTGGACATGCCGACGCCGCGCTGGATGCGCGCGCCCGGCGAGGCGCCCGGCATGCTCGGCCTGGAATGCGCGATGGACGAGCTCGCCGCCGAACTCGGCATGGACCCGATCGAGCTGCGCATCCGCAACGAGCCGGCCGTCGAACCGGAGGGCGGCACCCCGTTCACCAGCCGGCACTACGTCGAGTGCCTGCGCGCCGGCGCCGAGCGTTTCGGCTGGTCCGGCCGGGATCCGCGGCCCCGGCAGCGGCGCGAGGGCGACTGGTGGATCGGCACCGGGGTGGCGGGCGCGAGCTATCCGACGATGGCGCAGCCGTCGACCGCCCGGGTGCGGGCGCTGGACGACGGCACGTTCGAGGTGGCCATCGGCGCCGCCGACCTGGGCACCGGCGCGCGCACGATCCTCACCCAGATCGCGGCGGACGCCCTCGAGGTGCCGGCCGAGCGGGTCCGGATCCGGATCGGCGACAGCACCCTGCCGAAAGCGTCGGTGGCCGGCGGCTCGTCGGGCAGCGCATCCTGGGGCTGGGCGGTCACCGGCGCCTGCCGCGAGCTGCGCTCCTCGGGACAGTCCGAGGCCACCTTCGACACCACCGAGCAGGTGCAACAGCAGGAGACCGAGGGACGGCACGCCTTCGGCGCACACTTCGCCGAGGTACGCGTGGACGCCGTCACCGGCGAGGTCCGGGTCTCCAGGATGTTCGGCATGTTCGCCGCCGGACGGATCCTGAACCCGCGGACCGCCCGCAGCCAGTTCCTCGGCGGCATGATCATGGGGATGGGCATGGCCCTGCACGAGGAGGGCGTCCTCAACCCGGCCATGGGCGCCTGGGTCAACCACGACCTGGCCGGCTACCACATCCCCGCGCACGCCGACGTGGAGCAGATCGACGCCGCCTGGCTCGACGAGACCGACGACCAGATCAACCCGATGGGCAGCAAGGGCATCGGCGAGATCGGCATCGTCGGCTCCCCGGCCGCCATCGTCAACGCGGTCTGGCACGCGACCGGCGTACGGGTGCGCGACCTGCCGGTACGCCTCGACAAGCTGCTCGGGAGTGCTTGACAAGCTGTCGGCATGTCAGCCACCGCCCTCGTCACCGTCCTGGAGCTGATCGGGCTCTACGTGTTCGCCACCTCGGGCGCCCTGATGGCGATCCAGAAGGGCTTCGACGTCGTCGGCATCGCGATCCTCGCACTGCTGACCGCGCTCGGCGGCGGCGTCGTCCGCGACCTGATCATCGGAGAGACGCCGCCGGCCGCCTTTCGCGACGTGATCTACCTGGTGATTCCGCTGGTGGCCGCGGCGGTGACGTTCTTCGCCCATCCGCTGATGGACCGGCTGGCGTTCACCGTGCTGGTCTTCGACGCCGCCGGGCTCGGCCTGTTCTGCGTCACCGGCACCCTGAAGGCGCTGCACTTCGGGCTCGGCGCGGTGCAGGCGGTGCTGCTCGGCGTCATCACCGCCGTGGGCGGCGGCGTGCTGCGCGACATCACCGCGCGGGAGACGCCGGCGCTGGTCCGGGTCGAAACTGATCTGTACGCCATTCCGGCCGCCGCCGGCGCGGTGCTCATCGTCGTCGCCCACCACGCCGGCTGGCCCATGCCGGTGGTGGCGACCGGCGCCGCGGCCGGCGTCTTCGCCTTCCGCATCGTCGCGATGCTGCGCCACTGGACCGCCCCGGGCGCCTACAACTGGCGGCGCAGTCAGCCCGAGTAGGTGTCGAACAGGGCGTTGCGGAAGACCAGCCGCGGGTCCAGCCGGGCTTTCGCGGCCATCGCCGCAGTCCAGGCCGGGTACGCGCGACGCAGCTGCGCGGCGGTGGCATGCACCCGGTACGGCAGGTAGAAGGTCCCGCCGGCCCGGTCCGCCGCGTCGATCAGCGCCCGGGTCAGCTCCCGCATCCGCCCGTCCGCCGCCGCGGTCCGCTCCTGCCGGAAGTTCATCACCAGGCCGAACACGTCCTGCCGGGCGTACGCGAGCACGCTGCGGGTGTCCCGCCGCACATCGCGCACGGTGACGTTGAGCAACTCGACTCCCCCATCAGCGATGAGGGGCCGCGCGGCCTGGACGAACTCCCACAGCCGCTGCCGCGGGACGAAGTACTCGTGCAGGATGTCGCTGGTCTGCTCGGAGTGGTCGGCGAAGACCGCGGCCGGCTGGTTCTGGATGGTGTTGCGGCTCATCGGGCGCGCCAGCCAGGGCGCGGCCTCCCGCTCCAGGTGCCAGCGCAGCGTCTTGCCCAGGCCGCTGCCGGCCGAGTTGCGGAACACGGCGCGCTGCAGCTCCGGCGCGGCGGGCCGGGTCAGCGGAAGCACCGCGCCCACGGTTCCCGCCTCGGGCTCGAACCGCACCAGGATCGCCTCGGCCAGGAAGTTACGCGGATCCACCGACAGCCGGCCGTACGCCATCTCGCTGCCCTCGTCGACCAGCGCCGCGAACGTGGCGGCGTAGTCGCTGGTCCGCACGGCATGGAAACTCGGCCGGTAGATCGCGTTGGGCCACACCTCCAGGTCGGCGTCAAGGATCACACCGAACAGGCCGTAACCGCCCAGCACCAGGCCGAACAGCTCGGCGTTCTCGCCCGGCGAGCAGGTCAGCACGTCGCCGGAGGCGGTGAGCAGCCGCAGCCGCCGTACCGTGCCGGCGATCGGCGGGTGCCCGGCGTGCCAGCCGTGGCAGTTGACGCTCAGCGAGCCGCCGACCGAGAAATCGTGGTTCGACTGCATGACCTTCGGCGACAGGCCGGCGGCGTTGAGCACCGGGATGAGCTCACGCCAGGTGGCTCCCGCGCCGACCCGGACGACCTGGGCGGCGCGGTCCAGCTCGATCCGGTTCATCGGCCGGGTGTCCAGCACCCAGCCGCCCGCCAGCATGCTCTGGCCGCCCATCGAGTGCCGGACGCCCGCGACGGCCAGCGGCGGGTCCTGGCCGGCGGCGATCCGGCGCAGCAGCGGGGCCACGGTCCCGGCGGTGTCCTCGGATGACGCGTCGGCGAACAGCACACCGCGTACTGATGTGGGGTTGAGTCTGCTGGCGTCGTCGAGCAACGCGCCCGGCGCCGCGCTGCCGGAGATCTCCCCCGGCTCAGCCCACCGCGTGGCGGCGAGGGTTCCCGCGCTGCCCAGGGCCAGTGCGGCGGCCGCGGTCGCGCCGTGGGTCAGGACCTGTCGCCGTGTCGGGCGCTGTCGACCCATGATCACGCCGCCGAGTACACCACAGCGGCCCGGGTCACGTTAGGCCGGCCGGAAGGGTGGGCATAGGAACAAGTGGAACACCGTACTCGAGAGCAACAGGGAAGGCATTCGATGACCACCTACGACAGCACTGTCGGTGCCCGACAGAACTTCGCCGCAGGTTCCGGCACCGTCGAGGCCACCCAGGACGAGCTCAACGGTTCGCGCCTGGCCTCGGCCGGGCAGGCGGCCCGTAAGCGCCCCGGCATCACCTCGGCGGCTGTTGCCGCCGTCGCGGCGGTCGCCGCGGCCGGCGTGATCGGCGGCCGCAAGGTCGCGCAGGCGCGCCGCCCGCAGAGCCGCTGGCAGCGCATCGCGAACCGCGGGCAGAGCGTCCTGCACCGCGGGCAGAGCCTTCTGCGCCGCGGTCGCTGATACCGGCGTTCCGATGGGCCGCAGCCGATTCCGGCTGCGGCCCATCGCCGTCTCCGCCCGGCTGACATGATCCCCCGGTCGATCACCGCACGGCCGCTCGCCGAAAACGTGCCGCCGGTCATGATGCTGCTGCCGCCGGCCGGCGTGGACTTCGAGGAGATCATCCTGCGCCCGACCGGTGGCCGGTAGCGCCGAAGGGGTGTTCGGCACGTTCGTTCTCCCGTGCACTTGCCTATTCGACAGAATCTAGTAAACCTATAGGCATTGCGCTGAATGAAAGGGCCGCCATGTCGCTCAAGTTCCACTGGTTCCTCCCGACGAACGGCGGCGACGGCCGGCACGTGGTCGGCGGTGGTCACGGCCTCGCGGCCGGCAGCTCCGGCCGCCCCGCGGACGTCGCCTACCTGAGCCAGGTGGCCCGCGCCGCCGAAGACAACGGCTTCGCAGCCGCGCTGACCCCCACCGGCGCCTGGTGCGAGGACGCCTGGCTCAGCACCGCGCTGCTCAGCCAGAACTCCACCCGCCTGAAGTTCCTGGTCGCCTTCCGCCCCGGCCTGGTCTCGCCGTTCCTGGCCGCACAGATGGCCGGCACCTTCCAGAACATGACCGGCGGCCGGCTGCTGCTCAACGTGGTCACCGGCGGCGAGAGTCACGAGCAGCGGATGTACGGCGACTACCTGGACAAGGACGCCCGCTACCAGCGCTGCGACGAGTTCCTGGAGATCGTGCGCCGGCTCTGGGCGGGCGAGACCGTCGACTTCCACGGCGAGCACCTCTCCGTCGACGCCGCCACGCTGGGCCAGATCCCGGACCCGGTCCCGGACATCTACTTCGGCGGTTCCTCACCGGCCGCCGGCATCGTCGCGGCCAAGCACGCCGACGTGTACCTGACCTGGGGCGAGCCGCCGGCCGCGGTGGCCGAGAAGATCGCCTGGATCCGCAAGCTCGCCGAAAAGCAGGGCCGCGGGCCGGACAACCGGCCGATCCGGTTCGGCATCCGAATGCACACCATCACCCGCGACACCGCCGAGGAGGCCTGGGCGGAGGCGAACCGGCTGCTCGCCGGGATCTCCCCGGAGACCATCACCAAGGTCCAGCAGGGCCTGCGGCTCAGCGAGTCGGAGGGCCAGAAGCGGATGCTGGAGCTGCACGGTGGCCGCACCGACGACCTGGAGATCTACCCGAACGTCTGGGCCGGGGTCGGCCTGGTCCGCGGCGGCGCCGGGACCGCGCTGGTCGGCAGCCACGAGCAGGTCGCCGACCGGATCGCCGAGTACGCCGCGCTCGGCATCGAGGAGTTCGTGCTCTCCGCGTACCCGCATCTGGAGGGCGCGTACTGGTTCGGCGAGGGCGTGCTGCCGGTGCTGGCCGAACGCGGCCTGTGGAAGGACGAGCGGCCCCGCCGCAATCACAGCAGCACGGTGCCTTTCGCCACCGCGGGACGGGCCCGGCCGTGACCACCTTCGCCACCAACCAGGATCTCGACCCGTCGCGGCTGCGCCAGGCGTTCGGCGTCTTTCCCAGTGGTGTGGTGGCGCTGGCGGCGTCGGTCGACGGCGAGCTGGTGGGGCTGGCCGCCAGTTCGTTCACGTCGGTGAGTCTCGATCCGCCGCTGGTTTCGGTGTCGATTGCGCGTACCTCGAAAACCTGGCCCGACCTGCGCCGCGCCGCCCACCTCGGGGTGACCGTGCTGGCCGCACACCACGGCGCGCTGTGCCGGCAGCTGGCCGGCCCGGTCGAGCACCGCTTCGACGGAGTCCGCGCCTCGGTGACCGAGGCCGGCGCCGTCACCGTCGACGACGGCCTGGC is part of the Actinoplanes sp. NBC_00393 genome and harbors:
- a CDS encoding crotonase/enoyl-CoA hydratase family protein, with translation MKYVTTEVGNGIAQVRLNRPDKLNALTLDTLDDLITTARGLRRDRTLRAVVIAGEGDSFSSGLDMATVLRTPGRIVKAFLPVPWRGTNRFQEACWAWRRLPVPVIAAVHGHCYGGGLQIALAADFRYATPDSRWSVLEGKWGIIPDMSGIRTLTEVLGPDVAKRLTMTAEQFSGTEAQRLGLVTELHDEPVKAATAFAETLRTKSPDALAAAKRLINGALTASARRTFARERREQIRLLRLPNTKIQRKAVATKSTAEFGPRAR
- a CDS encoding PadR family transcriptional regulator, with product MALRNALLAALIDRESSGYDLAKQFSVSVANFWTATPQQLYRELEKMQADGLLSARVVKQDRRPDKRLFSVTEQGRAALYAFTQRDPKPTTVRDELLIQVEALAHADVPSVRSSIEAHLKTSRQRLETYERSLADILGSRSHDEFLATGNRIGPYLTLQRGISFERENITWGRLALDILARRFPDS
- the sigK gene encoding ECF RNA polymerase sigma factor SigK, producing MAEHGIGGRREHLAAVPGGPPVQDAGELLQAVALGDEKAFGTLYNLVAPRVYGLIRRVLRDPAQAEEVAQEVLVEVWRSAAQFDPRRGSPTAWVFTIAHRRAVDRVRAEQAASDRAYRAGVASVDTPYDEVADEVAVRWERRQVRFCLDNLTDLQRQAVTLAYYQGHSYPQVSELLGVPLPTIKSRMRDGLIRLRDCLSAGVAA
- a CDS encoding anti-sigma factor is translated as MSDEVHSLIGPYALDALDDIERAAFGRHLRECEMCRIEADELRAAAARLADGAWSVPPPRLRDNVLAAIANTRQVPPTRPAPRRGRQHLRLIATAAAVLAAAGVGASVYTVQDQRVRRAETSAEAASNREARVRAILAAPDVMVRQEPLTAGGQVTVASSRLYQAGVIMLAADGAPRDGRVYQLWTIRSGAAASAGALGEGQTAAVQLVDGLPGADVGVTIEPSPGSAQPTGRLQALVPLT
- a CDS encoding 2Fe-2S iron-sulfur cluster-binding protein; this encodes MRLTVNGIEHDLDIDPRTTVLDALREHLDLTGAKKGCDHGQCGACTVLLDGRRVNSCLLLAVAHQDARITTIEGLGEAGEPVQRGFLDHDGFQCGYCTPGQICSAVGMLDEVARGWPSAATPAEGDDLLSDAEIRERMSGNLCRCGAYPNMVPAIRQAAGR
- a CDS encoding FAD binding domain-containing protein; this encodes MKTFDYRTATALDDGLEPGAVFLAGGTNLVDLMKLGVATPDMLVDVNRLPLGEVTETPDGGLRIGAAVRNSDLAADPRVRSAYPVLSQALLAGASGQLRNMATTGGNLLQRTRCPYFMDASKPCNKHAPGSGCPARDGDHRNLAILGGSQACIATHPSDMAVALAALGAVVHVDGPAGPRSIAVTDLHRLPGDTPERDTVLEHGELITAVELPALPFAARSAYRKARDRASYAFAVGSVAAALDVADGEVRDVRLAFGAVAPKPWRAFTAEQQLRGRPATKEEFLAAADAELAGAQPLRDNAYKISLLRNLTAAVLARLAEEVR
- a CDS encoding xanthine dehydrogenase family protein molybdopterin-binding subunit produces the protein MTATMPGAVGAPLARLEGPEKVSGTARYAAEYPQDDVAYGWVVQSPVPCGRLDAVLADPLADAVAVLWHGNAPQLTAVEDPELAVLQSARISYRGQPVALVVADTLEAARRAAQVLQLDITAEEHDAVLRTDHPDLYAPETVNPGYPTETTAGDVEAALATAPVSVDVTYRTPALHNNPMEPHATIARWDGDDLVLHDSNQHPSGVAATVGEVFGLPPERVHVITEHVGGGFGSKGTARPNAVLAALAAKVTGRPVKVVLPRQAMFSVVGHRTPTVQRLRLGAEADGTLTAIEHVAYSQTSRLYEFAEQTAVTTRHMYAAPNRRTAHQLVRLDMPTPRWMRAPGEAPGMLGLECAMDELAAELGMDPIELRIRNEPAVEPEGGTPFTSRHYVECLRAGAERFGWSGRDPRPRQRREGDWWIGTGVAGASYPTMAQPSTARVRALDDGTFEVAIGAADLGTGARTILTQIAADALEVPAERVRIRIGDSTLPKASVAGGSSGSASWGWAVTGACRELRSSGQSEATFDTTEQVQQQETEGRHAFGAHFAEVRVDAVTGEVRVSRMFGMFAAGRILNPRTARSQFLGGMIMGMGMALHEEGVLNPAMGAWVNHDLAGYHIPAHADVEQIDAAWLDETDDQINPMGSKGIGEIGIVGSPAAIVNAVWHATGVRVRDLPVRLDKLLGSA
- a CDS encoding trimeric intracellular cation channel family protein, whose translation is MSATALVTVLELIGLYVFATSGALMAIQKGFDVVGIAILALLTALGGGVVRDLIIGETPPAAFRDVIYLVIPLVAAAVTFFAHPLMDRLAFTVLVFDAAGLGLFCVTGTLKALHFGLGAVQAVLLGVITAVGGGVLRDITARETPALVRVETDLYAIPAAAGAVLIVVAHHAGWPMPVVATGAAAGVFAFRIVAMLRHWTAPGAYNWRRSQPE
- a CDS encoding FAD-binding oxidoreductase, producing the protein MGRQRPTRRQVLTHGATAAAALALGSAGTLAATRWAEPGEISGSAAPGALLDDASRLNPTSVRGVLFADASSEDTAGTVAPLLRRIAAGQDPPLAVAGVRHSMGGQSMLAGGWVLDTRPMNRIELDRAAQVVRVGAGATWRELIPVLNAAGLSPKVMQSNHDFSVGGSLSVNCHGWHAGHPPIAGTVRRLRLLTASGDVLTCSPGENAELFGLVLGGYGLFGVILDADLEVWPNAIYRPSFHAVRTSDYAATFAALVDEGSEMAYGRLSVDPRNFLAEAILVRFEPEAGTVGAVLPLTRPAAPELQRAVFRNSAGSGLGKTLRWHLEREAAPWLARPMSRNTIQNQPAAVFADHSEQTSDILHEYFVPRQRLWEFVQAARPLIADGGVELLNVTVRDVRRDTRSVLAYARQDVFGLVMNFRQERTAAADGRMRELTRALIDAADRAGGTFYLPYRVHATAAQLRRAYPAWTAAMAAKARLDPRLVFRNALFDTYSG
- a CDS encoding LLM class flavin-dependent oxidoreductase, translating into MSLKFHWFLPTNGGDGRHVVGGGHGLAAGSSGRPADVAYLSQVARAAEDNGFAAALTPTGAWCEDAWLSTALLSQNSTRLKFLVAFRPGLVSPFLAAQMAGTFQNMTGGRLLLNVVTGGESHEQRMYGDYLDKDARYQRCDEFLEIVRRLWAGETVDFHGEHLSVDAATLGQIPDPVPDIYFGGSSPAAGIVAAKHADVYLTWGEPPAAVAEKIAWIRKLAEKQGRGPDNRPIRFGIRMHTITRDTAEEAWAEANRLLAGISPETITKVQQGLRLSESEGQKRMLELHGGRTDDLEIYPNVWAGVGLVRGGAGTALVGSHEQVADRIAEYAALGIEEFVLSAYPHLEGAYWFGEGVLPVLAERGLWKDERPRRNHSSTVPFATAGRARP
- a CDS encoding flavin reductase family protein — protein: MTTFATNQDLDPSRLRQAFGVFPSGVVALAASVDGELVGLAASSFTSVSLDPPLVSVSIARTSKTWPDLRRAAHLGVTVLAAHHGALCRQLAGPVEHRFDGVRASVTEAGAVTVDDGLAHFDCSIYREVEAGDHVIVLLRLHAVNHTADQNGGPLVFHRSAFGRLSPG